In Helicobacter bilis, a genomic segment contains:
- a CDS encoding glycosyltransferase family 4 protein, with protein MLDTKFRILKVIHGFPPDFMAGSEVYSFTLCKELVKEGHKVFVFTRVENEFDEPYTIYDESYVNGEFVKDSNVAQDNHLSIRRVNKKKDYTYKDKFYDEGIESAFREYLEQVKPDIVHFGHLAHLSINLVKIAKEYQKPVVFTLHDFWLYCVRGQLIDSSLLLCDGPSVEKCKACSPYTTMESEVREALENLKGIRESIDMFISPSHTLRDYFIKNGIQEDKIIYQKYGFDKASITYKKRVFGLKDKIRFGYMGRIIPTKGIKILLESFKMLTQNYPEQKLRIYGNIGSSKRFLQESFVEFMGGYDNGEIDRILQEIDVLIVPSIWLENSPLVIQEAFLAGVAVVSADIGGMLELIDGDKGLCFKAGNAESLKNVLEKIIQNPSILNALPDNRDSVDSIQQDHQTIFSIYTKLLKETK; from the coding sequence ATGCTAGATACAAAATTTAGGATTCTAAAGGTTATACACGGGTTTCCGCCAGATTTTATGGCAGGAAGTGAAGTGTATTCTTTCACACTATGTAAAGAACTTGTAAAAGAAGGGCATAAAGTATTTGTTTTTACACGGGTTGAAAATGAGTTTGATGAGCCTTACACAATTTATGATGAAAGCTATGTGAATGGGGAGTTTGTAAAAGATTCCAATGTAGCACAAGATAATCATTTATCTATCCGTAGGGTAAATAAGAAAAAGGATTATACATATAAGGATAAGTTTTATGATGAAGGGATTGAGAGTGCATTTAGGGAGTATTTGGAGCAAGTGAAGCCAGATATTGTGCATTTTGGACATTTGGCTCATCTCTCAATAAACCTTGTAAAAATTGCAAAAGAATATCAAAAGCCAGTCGTTTTTACTTTGCACGATTTTTGGCTTTATTGTGTGAGAGGGCAACTGATAGATTCTAGTCTTTTGCTATGTGATGGTCCTAGCGTAGAGAAATGCAAGGCGTGTTCGCCATATACCACTATGGAATCTGAAGTGAGAGAAGCCTTAGAAAATCTCAAAGGGATAAGAGAAAGCATAGATATGTTTATATCGCCCTCACACACACTTAGGGATTATTTTATCAAAAATGGCATACAAGAAGATAAGATTATCTATCAAAAATATGGCTTTGATAAAGCAAGTATCACTTATAAAAAAAGGGTTTTTGGACTAAAGGATAAAATAAGGTTTGGATATATGGGGCGGATTATCCCAACTAAAGGCATAAAAATCTTATTAGAATCTTTTAAAATGCTTACTCAAAATTATCCAGAACAAAAGCTTAGAATCTATGGGAATATAGGCAGTAGTAAGCGATTTTTACAAGAGAGCTTTGTGGAATTTATGGGTGGGTATGATAATGGGGAAATTGATAGAATCTTACAAGAGATTGATGTCTTAATTGTGCCTTCCATTTGGCTTGAAAACTCGCCACTTGTGATACAAGAAGCATTTTTAGCAGGTGTAGCCGTTGTGAGTGCGGATATTGGCGGTATGCTTGAGCTAATTGATGGAGACAAGGGACTTTGCTTTAAGGCAGGAAATGCAGAATCTCTAAAAAATGTGTTAGAAAAAATCATACAAAATCCCAGCATTTTAAATGCCCTGCCAGATAATAGGGATAGTGTAGATTCTATCCAGCAAGACCATCAAACAATATTTTCTATTTATACAAAACTTTTAAAGGAGACAAAATGA
- a CDS encoding ArsS family sensor histidine kinase encodes MWRSTSIFIQISILFAIAFASFLAVSLFYVKVQPGIESIKQYNIIVAAIGKMRQYNASMEGIKSFLEEENFYEVPITEYMQERIAQEPAPHPGSFSVSVIQDGNDIFIALRTMDNFVVYQDPIAFNWSKYHMLTFMGALILVIIYITLMKRLMPLSHIKNEIAIMANENEIRPIVWGSKNQDEIGELVREFNHSVEKLKAVGEARTLFLRSIMHELKTPITKGRIVAEMVMDSKQKQRLCGVFERLNSLIDEFAKIEQLASKNYMTKKIEIPLQEIVKEAMQMLLIDSNNNDNIVFLHHDDLVKVDFHLFTLCIKNLLDNGIKYSIDSKVIIESRAKDLVIKNKGEKLKLDVNEYFKPYFKDIKNPLSQGFGLGMYIVKTTLDTQNFELEYLYEDGYNMFIIKDCIVENFCRLDNALRD; translated from the coding sequence ATGTGGAGAAGCACATCTATATTTATCCAAATCAGTATTTTATTTGCCATTGCGTTTGCTAGTTTCCTAGCAGTCTCACTTTTTTATGTCAAGGTGCAGCCGGGTATAGAGAGTATAAAGCAGTATAATATCATCGTTGCAGCCATTGGTAAAATGCGTCAATATAATGCAAGTATGGAGGGTATAAAAAGCTTTCTTGAAGAAGAGAATTTTTATGAAGTGCCTATAACAGAGTATATGCAAGAGAGAATAGCACAAGAGCCAGCACCACATCCGGGCAGCTTTAGCGTGAGTGTTATACAAGATGGGAATGATATATTTATTGCCTTGCGGACTATGGATAATTTTGTTGTCTATCAAGATCCTATTGCATTTAATTGGTCTAAATATCACATGCTAACCTTTATGGGCGCGCTTATTTTAGTCATTATTTATATTACACTTATGAAGCGACTAATGCCACTTAGCCATATTAAAAATGAAATAGCGATTATGGCAAATGAAAATGAGATTCGACCTATTGTTTGGGGTTCTAAAAATCAAGATGAAATAGGTGAATTGGTGCGTGAATTTAACCATTCTGTTGAGAAGCTAAAAGCAGTGGGTGAAGCAAGGACGCTTTTTTTACGATCTATTATGCACGAGCTTAAGACACCGATTACAAAAGGGCGAATTGTAGCGGAAATGGTTATGGATTCTAAACAAAAGCAGAGATTGTGTGGCGTGTTTGAAAGGCTTAATTCACTTATTGATGAGTTTGCAAAAATCGAGCAGCTAGCAAGTAAGAATTATATGACAAAAAAGATAGAGATTCCCCTGCAAGAGATTGTAAAAGAAGCTATGCAAATGCTACTTATTGATTCTAATAATAATGACAATATAGTGTTTTTGCACCATGATGACTTGGTGAAAGTGGATTTTCATTTATTTACATTATGTATTAAGAACTTGCTTGATAATGGCATAAAATATAGCATAGATTCTAAAGTGATTATAGAATCTAGAGCTAAAGACTTAGTTATAAAAAATAAAGGCGAAAAGTTAAAACTTGATGTAAATGAATATTTTAAACCTTATTTTAAAGACATTAAAAATCCACTCTCACAAGGTTTTGGCTTAGGCATGTATATCGTAAAAACAACACTTGATACGCAAAACTTTGAGTTGGAGTATCTCTATGAAGATGGATATAACATGTTTATAATAAAAGATTGCATTGTAGAGAATTTTTGCCGTTTGGATAATGCCTTGCGAGATTAA
- a CDS encoding ATP-binding protein, giving the protein MSIEIPKLKHFFPRSVNIKSDKTFIYGPPQSGKTTFALWYAQKFQHVFYMDLATLFSQTLIANTKKALYNVSQKLELLIVDNITLDSIKYCDDIAVSCPCIYIGDIQACPSDFSPSPLLPLSFEEYLSMDSKNLNIDVLLSNFIKEGNSIEMLSLPDYKKREYKWRSMQFGLKDEAKALSYMLALQSLKTSTYGIYTHLKQHIKISKDRIYPLMQSLQTNHIVHICKHIDTQNTNKKYKLYFYDFTLSEFADSKHFVRVYENMVFLELVSMGFKLQYSHHCDFIDTTQNMIFLCMPFASIESIAKKIQLIRKREKECGEYLIYIITMSSNHSFDSKAIALDFASLSPLLRLV; this is encoded by the coding sequence ATGTCTATTGAGATTCCAAAGCTAAAGCATTTTTTTCCACGCAGTGTGAATATAAAGAGTGATAAAACCTTTATATATGGACCACCACAAAGCGGTAAAACTACATTTGCTTTGTGGTATGCACAAAAGTTTCAGCATGTTTTCTACATGGATTTAGCTACATTATTTTCACAAACTCTTATAGCAAATACAAAAAAAGCCCTATACAATGTAAGTCAAAAGTTAGAATTACTCATTGTTGATAATATCACTCTAGATTCAATAAAATATTGTGATGATATAGCTGTATCTTGTCCTTGTATCTACATAGGTGATATACAGGCATGTCCTAGTGATTTTAGCCCATCGCCTTTGTTACCATTAAGCTTTGAAGAATATCTAAGTATGGATTCTAAGAATCTAAATATTGATGTTTTACTATCAAACTTCATTAAAGAAGGCAATAGTATAGAAATGCTTTCACTCCCAGATTATAAAAAGAGAGAATATAAATGGCGTTCAATGCAGTTTGGCTTAAAAGATGAAGCCAAAGCGTTAAGCTATATGTTAGCCTTGCAATCCTTAAAGACAAGCACCTATGGAATCTATACGCATTTAAAGCAGCATATAAAAATCTCAAAGGACAGAATCTATCCTTTAATGCAAAGTTTGCAAACAAATCATATCGTGCATATTTGCAAGCATATTGATACGCAAAATACGAATAAGAAATATAAACTTTATTTCTATGATTTTACGCTAAGTGAATTTGCAGATTCTAAACATTTTGTGCGAGTGTATGAAAATATGGTATTTTTAGAGTTGGTGTCAATGGGCTTTAAGCTGCAATATAGCCATCATTGTGATTTTATAGATACAACGCAAAATATGATCTTTTTGTGTATGCCATTTGCAAGTATAGAATCTATCGCAAAAAAAATACAGCTTATACGAAAGAGAGAGAAAGAATGTGGTGAGTATTTGATATATATTATTACAATGAGTAGCAATCATAGCTTTGATAGTAAAGCAATCGCACTTGATTTTGCGAGTCTCTCACCGCTTTTGCGTCTTGTTTAG
- the kdsA gene encoding 3-deoxy-8-phosphooctulonate synthase — MILLSGPCVIENEANIYRIAKELEFAHNDTEIDFYFKASFDKANRTSLDGFRGPGLEKGLLLLEKVKKDFGYKIITDIHESMQAEPIAEVADIIQIPAFLCRQTDLIVAVAKTKAIINIKKGQFMNPSDMRYSVLKALKTRDSNISDSGFMQDSYNLSSKHKIWLTERGSTFGYGNLVVDMRSLVIMRQFAPVIFDATHSVQMPGGLGGKSGGDSSYVPYLARAASSVGVDGYFMETHFNPQEALSDGPNMIELGKLKALIPILKELDVIAEKKL, encoded by the coding sequence ATGATATTACTGAGTGGTCCATGCGTTATAGAAAATGAAGCAAATATTTATCGCATCGCAAAAGAGCTTGAGTTCGCACACAATGACACAGAGATTGACTTTTACTTTAAGGCAAGTTTTGATAAGGCAAATCGCACTAGCCTTGATGGCTTTAGAGGTCCGGGGCTTGAAAAGGGCTTATTGTTACTAGAGAAGGTAAAAAAGGATTTTGGCTATAAAATCATCACAGATATACATGAAAGCATGCAGGCAGAGCCCATCGCTGAAGTGGCAGATATTATCCAGATTCCAGCGTTTTTATGTAGGCAGACAGATTTGATTGTCGCGGTGGCAAAGACTAAGGCGATTATTAATATCAAAAAAGGGCAGTTTATGAATCCTAGCGATATGCGTTATAGCGTGCTTAAGGCATTAAAGACTAGAGATTCTAATATCAGTGATTCTGGCTTTATGCAGGATTCTTATAACTTAAGCAGTAAGCATAAAATATGGCTTACAGAAAGGGGCAGCACCTTTGGCTATGGGAATCTTGTGGTAGATATGCGATCGCTTGTAATTATGCGTCAATTTGCCCCAGTTATCTTTGATGCGACACATAGTGTGCAAATGCCCGGCGGACTTGGTGGTAAAAGCGGTGGTGATAGTAGCTATGTGCCTTATCTTGCTCGTGCTGCAAGTAGCGTTGGCGTTGATGGCTATTTTATGGAAACACATTTTAATCCACAAGAAGCCCTAAGCGATGGTCCAAATATGATTGAGCTTGGTAAGCTAAAAGCACTCATACCGATATTAAAAGAACTTGATGTGATAGCAGAGAAGAAGTTGTAA
- a CDS encoding methyltransferase, giving the protein MQTMLTQKINLKDICLSLCETHHICNGVPLYKERYKKVLSYHKTTRFQDGIAPVFIEKDGKEEAFFIDTQGKGVFQKSFFKAFGFYEDLAAVSDESGFYHINDSGDSAYNNRFAWCGNFVNGACVVRDKSGLYFHIDAQGKALYGHRFSYVGDFVYNIAVAMLENGKATHICKDGTFLHGKLFESLEPYHKGVAVAKDSLGYFHIDKNGKALYADRFTKLEPFYNGRAFATTMYGKQCILNEKDYSLEVLESNPNGWVQDLGCEKWDIESKQNLDSIKDISCLRTQYDKNIETSETKDKTSVAYQRYFSELAFSFMSLQILRSVFELGVLESLQDKDSNKDFKTQGYSQTLLIDWLLQNGFIYKSTQSSYILTAKGQEALRLKKVFLYWLDLPYLVAHKLPESLRENKEMFSSIFNAGYFDMLHKDSKQQELFSAMAHFYASDYSDFMPILNNEVVCDIGCGSGALLDSIVKKYPNIHAIYADKTDLRMNKSGVFIEIDFFVPFSIQADVFIMSRILHDYDDCKAIKILQNVANSMTKESRLYIIESLQDEKKQDIEVKVHLLNFLGGMERSLMEYESIVSKSGLKIVGVTKLQGIMSAMEIRKEQK; this is encoded by the coding sequence ATGCAAACAATGCTTACTCAAAAAATAAATCTTAAAGATATTTGCTTAAGTCTTTGTGAAACACATCATATTTGCAATGGAGTGCCACTTTATAAAGAGCGGTATAAAAAGGTGTTAAGCTATCACAAAACGACTAGATTTCAAGATGGAATTGCCCCTGTTTTTATAGAAAAAGATGGCAAGGAAGAAGCATTTTTTATAGATACACAAGGAAAGGGTGTATTTCAAAAAAGCTTTTTCAAAGCCTTTGGATTCTATGAAGATTTAGCGGCAGTGAGTGATGAGAGTGGATTCTATCATATCAATGACAGCGGTGATTCAGCATATAATAATCGCTTTGCTTGGTGTGGAAACTTTGTCAATGGAGCGTGCGTTGTTAGGGATAAAAGTGGCTTATATTTTCATATTGACGCACAAGGCAAGGCACTTTATGGGCATAGATTTAGCTATGTGGGAGATTTTGTTTATAACATAGCAGTAGCAATGCTAGAGAATGGCAAGGCAACACATATTTGTAAAGATGGCACATTTTTACACGGAAAGTTATTTGAATCCCTAGAGCCTTATCATAAGGGTGTGGCAGTCGCTAAAGATAGTCTTGGGTATTTTCATATTGACAAAAACGGCAAGGCATTATATGCGGACAGATTCACAAAGCTAGAGCCTTTTTATAATGGCAGGGCATTTGCTACTACTATGTATGGAAAGCAATGTATTCTTAATGAAAAAGATTATTCTTTAGAGGTTTTAGAATCTAATCCAAATGGGTGGGTGCAAGATTTAGGGTGCGAAAAATGGGATATAGAATCTAAACAGAATCTAGATTCTATAAAAGATATTTCGTGCTTACGCACTCAATATGACAAGAATATAGAAACCAGTGAGACTAAAGATAAAACAAGCGTGGCATATCAAAGATATTTTTCAGAACTTGCTTTTAGTTTTATGTCATTACAGATATTGCGTAGTGTGTTTGAGCTTGGTGTTTTAGAATCTTTGCAAGATAAAGATTCTAATAAAGATTTTAAAACACAGGGGTATAGCCAGACTTTGCTTATAGATTGGCTTTTACAAAATGGCTTTATCTATAAAAGCACACAATCCAGCTATATTCTCACAGCAAAAGGACAAGAAGCTTTAAGGCTTAAAAAGGTCTTTTTATATTGGCTTGATTTGCCTTATTTAGTAGCACATAAACTTCCAGAAAGTCTTAGAGAAAATAAAGAAATGTTTAGCAGTATTTTTAATGCAGGATATTTTGATATGTTGCATAAAGATTCTAAGCAGCAGGAGCTTTTTTCAGCTATGGCGCATTTTTATGCGAGTGATTATAGCGATTTTATGCCTATATTAAATAATGAAGTCGTGTGTGATATAGGTTGCGGTAGTGGTGCTTTGTTAGATTCTATTGTGAAAAAATATCCAAATATACACGCTATTTATGCGGATAAAACAGATTTGCGTATGAATAAAAGTGGTGTTTTTATAGAGATTGACTTTTTTGTGCCATTTTCTATTCAAGCAGATGTGTTTATAATGAGTAGGATTTTGCACGATTATGATGATTGCAAGGCGATTAAGATTCTACAAAATGTCGCAAATTCTATGACAAAAGAAAGTCGGCTATATATTATAGAATCCTTGCAAGATGAGAAAAAGCAAGATATTGAAGTTAAAGTGCATTTGCTTAATTTCTTGGGTGGAATGGAGCGGAGTTTGATGGAGTATGAAAGTATTGTAAGTAAGAGTGGATTAAAAATAGTTGGCGTTACAAAACTTCAGGGCATTATGAGTGCTATGGAAATAAGAAAGGAGCAAAAATGA
- a CDS encoding radical SAM protein: MKLHRITIDTNPDTCNFKCKMCDTHSIYNKDYKKTRPDMPLELLEIALKGAKNAGVKEIIPTTMGEPTLYKYFENIVEFCKDNDIKLNLTTNGSQLFSKRYDETYIKEKLLAVLSDIKISFNSLDSKINESIMYKSDTESTIKRIERFCLLRDMYNKNVSITLQMTFMRSNLDSIIPLIEYAIKKGINRIKGHQLWITHKELESEALHTDESYKKKWNALVESLVPYRDKIRLENFMPFGDESIDSTTQKQCPFLGKELWINYKGDISVCCAPDNLRKELGDFGNIKNSTLLQVLESTQYQNLVKSYQTKEVCKQCLLKK; encoded by the coding sequence ATGAAACTACATAGAATAACAATTGACACAAATCCAGATACTTGTAACTTCAAATGCAAGATGTGTGATACACATAGTATTTATAACAAAGATTATAAAAAGACTCGCCCTGATATGCCTTTGGAGTTATTAGAGATTGCTTTAAAAGGGGCAAAAAATGCGGGAGTAAAAGAGATTATCCCAACGACAATGGGAGAGCCAACGCTTTATAAATATTTTGAAAACATTGTAGAGTTTTGCAAAGATAATGATATAAAGCTAAATCTCACAACAAATGGCTCACAACTTTTTAGCAAACGATATGATGAAACATATATTAAAGAAAAGCTTTTGGCGGTCTTAAGTGATATTAAGATTTCATTTAATAGCTTAGATTCTAAAATAAATGAGTCTATTATGTATAAAAGCGATACAGAATCTACAATAAAGCGTATAGAGAGATTTTGCCTATTGCGAGATATGTATAATAAAAATGTAAGCATTACCTTGCAGATGACTTTTATGCGAAGTAATTTAGATTCTATCATTCCGCTCATTGAATATGCGATTAAAAAAGGGATTAATCGCATTAAAGGGCATCAATTATGGATAACGCATAAAGAGTTAGAATCTGAAGCCCTGCATACAGATGAATCTTATAAGAAAAAGTGGAATGCCCTTGTAGAATCCCTTGTGCCTTATAGAGATAAAATTAGACTAGAAAACTTTATGCCATTTGGTGATGAAAGCATAGATTCTACAACGCAAAAGCAATGCCCTTTTTTAGGCAAAGAGCTATGGATAAATTATAAAGGCGATATAAGCGTATGTTGTGCGCCGGATAATTTAAGAAAAGAGCTTGGCGACTTTGGCAATATTAAAAATTCCACACTTTTGCAAGTCTTAGAATCTACACAATATCAAAATCTTGTAAAAAGCTATCAAACAAAGGAGGTATGCAAACAATGCTTACTCAAAAAATAA
- a CDS encoding histidine phosphatase family protein: protein MRSIYASMNDSVALIPSGVRAKLFVRHSIRPGVEGEKVEHNGEMIQIEAGFHWGLTREGKIMAEEFGRGLRDEFILCNLVSSESKRCVETLNHIQKGYGINAETSTHNVLKAMWVLDPLKWHNIYEYYNKNIKLLLQKMLDREHIDGVYPVEKSVYLLLEYMGLCDDMGHRILNSELLQAKDSKKKELDIYVSHDGLIMLTLCYLLQKNMSEIEWVYMLEGVFFWREEYLLCFAWRGEKFEFDIRGLV, encoded by the coding sequence ATGAGAAGCATATATGCAAGTATGAATGATAGTGTAGCCTTAATCCCTAGTGGAGTAAGAGCAAAGCTATTTGTGCGACATTCAATTCGCCCCGGTGTTGAAGGGGAAAAAGTGGAGCATAATGGAGAAATGATACAGATAGAGGCAGGTTTTCACTGGGGACTTACAAGAGAGGGCAAGATAATGGCAGAAGAGTTTGGCAGGGGATTACGAGATGAATTTATATTGTGTAATCTTGTCTCTAGTGAATCTAAGCGGTGTGTAGAAACGCTTAATCATATACAAAAAGGCTATGGCATTAATGCAGAGACTAGCACGCATAATGTATTGAAAGCTATGTGGGTTTTGGATCCTCTCAAATGGCATAATATTTATGAATATTATAATAAGAATATAAAGCTACTCTTACAAAAAATGCTTGATAGAGAACATATAGATGGTGTATATCCTGTGGAAAAAAGCGTATATTTGCTACTAGAATATATGGGACTTTGTGATGATATGGGGCATAGAATCTTAAATAGTGAGTTGCTACAAGCAAAAGATTCTAAGAAAAAAGAGCTTGATATATATGTAAGCCACGATGGGCTTATTATGCTAACACTTTGTTATTTATTACAAAAAAATATGAGTGAGATAGAGTGGGTGTATATGCTTGAAGGTGTGTTTTTCTGGCGTGAAGAGTATTTATTATGCTTTGCTTGGCGTGGAGAAAAGTTTGAGTTTGATATAAGGGGATTGGTATGA